From the genome of Miscanthus floridulus cultivar M001 chromosome 10, ASM1932011v1, whole genome shotgun sequence, one region includes:
- the LOC136485381 gene encoding protein ALTERED PHOSPHATE STARVATION RESPONSE 1-like produces MGSSPSKATGEDALVLCKDRMRHIRQAIDSRDALSAAHLSYTQSLRTVGTALRQYAESEISPESSLSISEVDKSPSHSSMASPSPSRAVENLASPAHRASPLSTQPSTRIHCMKAATTTPLTFVIDPSAAEFVGHESPVSAFVPPPPPLPPELCTSWDFFDPIDAAGSSSSNNENGVTLNFSRLKGLSESRVAEVVPLKEGEEEIMSDRRHTELPDDNAPSKQEREPKQGGTRKPSQLVDTSTKATSEQVAAKLEESEMEKELCAEAEDPSEFITHRAKDFVSSMKDIESRFMRAAEAGNEVSRMLETKKIRLDICAKMPGSPGKLPTARFVSALRVCCNRDVILNQETAQHVSKVVTWKRSVSSLSSSSKSALMTSIIKDDVDDSNSDFVEEFAMVSGSHSSTLDRLHAWERKLYDEIKASENVRKAYDEKCNLLRRQFARGLNAQLIDKTRAVVKDLHSRVSVAIQAVDAISKRIEKIRDVELQPQLVELIQGLIRMWKLMLECHHKQFITITLAYHVKNSTPVHQGEHRRQAAMHLWNEMDSFSSSFRNWVTAHKSYVEALNAWLQKCLLQPPQDRRRRKRKVSFPPRQAVSPPIFILCRDWLAMTESLPADELCKSLKDVMQLLRDSYEHHDAQNKPRSESQECRMLENNSEQEAAKSGSVASAEGLQSRLTAVLDRLTKFSEASLKCYEELKQNYEMACADYKRVGPNAQLA; encoded by the exons ATGGGTTCTTCTCCCTCCAAAGCCACTGGAGAGGATGCCCTGGTTCTTTGCAAGGATCGGATGCGCCATATCAGACAAGCCATTGACTCAAGAGATGCACTGTCAGCAGCGCACTTATCTTACACACAATCCCTCCGTACTGTGGGTACTGCATTGCGGCAGTATGCTGAGTCTGAGATCTCACCAGAATCATCACTCTCCATTTCAGAAGTGGATAAGTCGCCATCACATTCCTCTATGGCATCTCCCTCGCCTTCGCGTGCAGTAGAGAATCTTGCCTCTCCGGCGCATCGAGCAAGTCCATTGTCTACTCAGCCCTCAACAAGAATCCATTGCATGAAAGCAGCAACAACCACTCCTTTGACCTTTGTGATTGATCCATCTGCTGCTGAATTTGTGGGGCATGAATCTCCAGTCTCAGCTTTTGTCCCACCCCCGCCACCATTGCCTCCAGAATTATGCACGTCGTGGGACTTCTTTGATCCCATTGATGCTGCTGGTAGCTCTTCCTCCAACAATGAGAATGGGGTAACCTTGAACTTCAGTAGATTGAAGGGTCTAAGTGAGTCACGGGTAGCTGAAGTAGTTCCAttgaaagaaggtgaagaagaaatcATGTCTGACAGAAGGCATACAGAGCTTCCTGATGATAATGCACCATCTAAGCAGGAAAGAGAGCCAAAGCAAGGTGGGACTAGGAAACCAAGTCAGTTGGTGGATACTTCAACCAAAGCTACTTCAGAGCAGGTTGCTGCAAAGTTGGAGGAAAGCGAAATGGAAAAAGAATTATGTGCAGAGGCAGAGGATCCTTCAGAGTTCATCACTCATCGAGCCAAAGATTTTGTGTCGAGCATGAAGGACATTGAATCCCGGTTTATGCGTGCAGCTGAAGCAGGAAATGAGGTTTCCAGAATGCTTGAAACCAAGAAGATCAGACTTGACATATGTGCTAAAATGCCAG GTTCTCCAGGCAAGCTACCTACTGCTCGATTTGTGTCAGCACTTCGAGTGTGCTGCAATCGTGATGTTATTCTCAACCAGG AAACTGCACAGCATGTCTCAAAGGTTGTCACATGGAAGCGTTCTGTCTCATCTCTTTCATCATCATCTAAGAGTGCACTTATGACATCAATAATTAAAGATGATGTGGATGACAGTAATAGTGATTTTGTTGAGGAATTCGCCATGGTATCTGGAAGCCACTCTTCTACGTTGGACAGGCTACACGCATGGGAGAGAAAACTATACGATGAAATCAAG GCAAGTGAAAATGTTAGAAAGGCCTATGATGAGAAATGTAACCTCCTCCGGCGCCAATTTGCACGAGGCCTAAATGCGCAGCTGATTGATAAGACTAGAGCTGTTGTGAAGGACCTCCATTCCAGGGTATCTGTTGCGATTCAAGCTGTTGATGCAATCTCCAAAAGAATTGAGAAGATAAGGGATGTAGAACTGCAGCCACAGCTTGTCGAGCTAATTCAAGG GCTAATCAGAATGTGGAAATTGATGCTGGAATGTCACCACAAACAGTTCATCACGATCACATTGGCATACCATGTGAAAAACTCAACCCCAGTGCATCAAGGTGAGCACCGCCGCCAGGCAGCAATGCATCTGTGGAATGAGATGGACAGCTTCTCCTCCAGCTTCAGAAACTGGGTCACTGCTCACAAATCGTATGTCGAGGCCCTCAATGCATGGCTCCAGAAGTGTCTCCTGCAGCCACCCCAGGACCGACGCAGGCGCAAGCGCAAGGTCTCCTTCCCTCCTCGCCAGGCCGTCTCCCCTCCCATATTCATCCTATGCAGGGACTGGCTCGCCATGACAGAATCTCTCCCTGCTGACGAGCTATGCAAGTCCCTCAAAGATGTGATGCAGCTCCTCCGTGACTCGTATGAGCACCACGACGCGCAGAACAAGCCCAGAAGCGAGTCGCAGGAATGTCGGATGCTGGAGAACAATAGCGAGCAGGAGGCAGCGAAGAGTGGGAGTGTAGCATCAGCTGAAGGGCTGCAGTCGAGACTAACGGCGGTTCTTGACCGCCTGACAAAGTTCTCAGAGGCATCACTGAAGTGCTACGAGGAGCTCAAGCAGAACTATGAGATGGCCTGTGCTGACTATAAGAGAGTTGGACCAAATGCTCAGCTTGCTTAG
- the LOC136485383 gene encoding acyl-coenzyme A oxidase 2, peroxisomal-like, giving the protein MATHAGDSAAGEESSAMRRLRRLSLHLLQPAAPPAPGDQLALAACAGGRARRVEGGADVAAALAAYLRGRHRATQMRLFDFFRARPDLQTPVELATAAHRELCYRQLCALVREAGVRPLTLMASDPAEYFAVMEAAGGADISLGVKLGVQYSLWGGSVINLGTKKHRDKYFDGIDNLDYPGCFAMTELHHGSNVQALQTTATFDPVTDEFIINTPNDGAIKWWIGNAAVHGKFATVFARLILPLQGKGGEPADMGIHAFIVPIRDLETHAVLPGIEINDCGHKIGLNGVDNGALRFRSVRIPRDNLLNRFGDVSRDGKYTSSLPTINKRFAATLGELVGGRVGIAYCSVGVLKVAVTIAVRYALLRHQFGPPKQPEISVLDYQSHQNKLMPMLASSYAFHFATVMLVDKYSEMKKTNDEDLIADVHVLSSGLKAYITSYTAKSISICREACGGHGYAAVNRFGALRNDHDIFQTFEGDNTVLLQQVAGDLLRQYQEKFKGGTLSVTWNYLRDSMGTYLAQPNPVTARWEGEDHLRDPNFQLDAFRYRTSRLLHSVAARLQKHSKTLGGFGAWNRCLNHLLTLAESHIESVILAKFIESVKSCPDEKTREALKLVCDLYALDRIWKDIGTYRNVDYVAPNKAKAIHKLTDYLSYQVRLVARELIDAFDLPDLIIRAPIGMQSEAYAQYTQYVGF; this is encoded by the exons ATGGCGACCCACGCCGGCGATTCCGCCGCGGGAGAGGAGTCCTCGGCGatgcgccgcctccgccgcctctcCCTGCACCTCCTCCAGCCCGCCGCCCCACCAGCCCCAGGCGATCAGCTGGCCCTCGCGGCGTGCGCGGGGGGGCGGGCGCGCCGCGTGGAGGGGGGCGCGGACGTGGCGGCGGCGCTCGCGGCGTACCTCCGGGGCCGGCACCGTGCGACGCAGATGCGGCTGTTCGACTTCTTCCGGGCGCGGCCCGACCTGCAGACGCCCGTCGAGCTGGCCACGGCCGCGCACCGCGAGCTCTGCTACCGCCAGCTGTGCGCGCTCGTGCGCGAGGCCGGGGTGCGCCCGCTCACGCTCATGGCCAGCGACCCCGCGGAGTACTTCGCCGTCATGGAGGCCGCCGGCGGGGCCGACATCTCCCTCGGCGTCAAGCTCGGCGTCCAGTACAG CCTCTGGGGTGGTTCTGTCATAAATCTAGGAACCAAAAAGCACAGAGATAAGTACTTTGATGGAATTGACAATTTGGATTATCCAGGCTGTTTTGCAATGACAGAACTACATCATG GATCGAATGTCCAAGCCCTACAGACTACCGCTACATTTGATCCTGTCACTGatgaattcattattaacaccCCAAATGATGGAGCTATTAAGTGGTGGATTGGCAATGCTGCGGTTCATGGAAAATTTGCTACTGTTTTTGCAAGGTTAATTTTACCCCTTCAAGGAAAAGGAGGGGAACCTGCTGATATGGGCATCCATGCATTTATCGTCCCCATACGGGACCTTGAAACTCATGCTGTTCTTCCTGGAATCGAGATCAATGATTGTGGGCACAAGATTGGCCTAAATGGTGTAGACAATGGTGCACTGAGATTCCGCTCAGTTAGGATACCCAGAGATAATCTTCTGAATCGGTTCGGTGATGTGTCACGGGATGGAAAATACACAAGCAGTCTGCCCACAATTAACAAAAGATTTGCAGCAACCCTTGGGGAGCTTGTCGGTGGACGAGTTGGCATTGCATATTGTTCTGTGGGTGTTCTCAAAGTCGCAGTAACAATTGCTGTGAGGTATGCTCTTCTGCGCCACCAATTCGGTCCACCTAAGCAGCCCGAGATCAGCGTGTTGGATTATCAGTCTCACCAGAACAAATTAATGCCCATGTTAGCATCGTCATATGCATTTCACTTTGCCACGGTAATGTTAGTGGATAAGTACTCGGAAATGAAGAAAACCAATGATGAGGATCTTATTGCTGATGTACATGTTCTTTCATCTGGGTTGAAAGCCTACATAACTTCATATACAGCGAAGTCTATAAGCATCTGCAGAGAAGCATGTGGTGGGCATGGCTATGCTGCTGTAAATCGTTTTGGAGCTCTGCGCAATGACCAtgatatattccaaacatttgaGGGCGACAACACTGTTCTTCTGCAGCAG GTTGCTGGAGATCTCCTGAGGCAATACCAGGAGAAATTTAAGGGAGGGACACTTTCAGTTACCTGGAATTACTTGAGAGACTCCATGGGTACTTACTTGGCCCAGCCTAATCCTGTCACTGCCCGATGGGAGGGCGAAGATCATCTGCGGGATCCTAATTTCCAGCTGGATGCATTCAGA TACCGAACATCTCGGTTGCTACATAGTGTCGCTGCTCGGCTACAGAAACATAGCAAGACACTTGGAGGTTTTGGTGCGTGGAATAGATGTTTGAATCATCTGCTTACACTTGCAGAATCACACATTGAGTCTGTCATCCTTGCAAAGTTCATTGAATCAGTGAAAAG TTGCCCTGATGAAAAAACACGGGAAGCATTGAAGCTGGTATGTGACCTTTATGCGCTCGACAGGATCTGGAAAGATATTGGAACATATCGGAATGTGGACTATGTTGCCCCAAACAAAGCTAAG GCTATTCATAAGCTGACAGACTACCTCAGTTACCAAGTGAGGCTAGTGGCACGAGAACTCATCGACGCATTTGACCTTCCAGATCTCATCATCCGTGCGCCAATTGGTATGCAATCGGAGGCCTATGCACAGTACACCCAGTATGTTGGCTTCTAG